Proteins from a genomic interval of Physeter macrocephalus isolate SW-GA unplaced genomic scaffold, ASM283717v5 random_208, whole genome shotgun sequence:
- the NDUFS7 gene encoding NADH dehydrogenase [ubiquinone] iron-sulfur protein 7, mitochondrial: MAALAAPGLLRGILALRSGVGAALQVRGVHPSSAADSPSSTHPAVSQAGAVVPKPAALPSSRGEYVVAKLDDLINWARRSSLWPMTFGLACCAVEMMHMAAPRYDMDRFGVVFRASPRQSDVMIVAGTLTNKMAPALRKVYDQMPEPRYVVSMGSCANGGGYYHYSYSVVRGCDRIVPVDIYVPGCPPTAEALLYGILQLQKKIKREKRLQIWYRR; the protein is encoded by the exons CTCCCGGCCTGCTCCGCGGGATCCTTGCTCTTCG CTCTGGCGTGGGCGCGGCTCTGCAGGTGCGTGGGGTCCATCCGAGCTCGGCTGCTGACAGCCCGAGCAG CACCCACCCCGCTGTGTCCCAGGCCGGAGCCGTGGTCCCCAAACCCGCTGCCCTTCCCAGCAGCCGGGGCGAGTATGTGGTGGCCAAGCTGGACGATCTCATCAACTGGGCCCGCCGG AGCTCCCTGTGGCCCATGACCTTTGGCCTGGCCTGCTGTGCCGTGGAGATGATGCACATGGCAGCACCCCGCTACGACATGGACCGCTTTGGCGTGGTCTTCCGCGCCAGCCCCCGCCAGTCCGACGTGATGATCGTGGCCGGGACGCTCACCAACAAGATGGCCCCCGCGCTCCGAAAG GTCTACGACCAGATGCCAGAGCCTCGCTACGTCGTGTCTATGGGGAG ctgcGCCAATGGAGGCGGCTACTACCACTACTCCTACTCTGTGGTGCGGGGCTGTGACCGTATCGTGCCCGTGGACATCTACGTCCCAG GCTGCCCGCCCACGGCCGAAGCCCTGCTCTATGGCATCCTGCAGCTGCAGAAGAAGATCAAGCGTGAGAAGAGGCTCCAGATCTGGTACCGCAGGTAG